The Sebastes fasciatus isolate fSebFas1 chromosome 4, fSebFas1.pri, whole genome shotgun sequence genome window below encodes:
- the LOC141765557 gene encoding uncharacterized protein LOC141765557, translating into MSTIQTLRAFVNHRLSAAVEEIFGLLETTISNYEEEIDRQRRLLEDVVKPDVHRNTADVETSIVSKEEQQDPEPPHIKEEQEELWSSQEGEQLQGLEEDDITKFPFTAVSVKSEEEEEKAQSSQLHQRLTEESRKAEPPACSSAQQIETETDSSHQLPSLSCCESETEDSNDDWKETREQESGSDTLKNESTSNHNKSHSHERPFSCTVCDKRFGCKGNLQAHMRSHTGEKPFSCAVCNKSFSAKVNLKTHMRSHTGEKPFSCSMCHKSFSQKKTLVIHLRSHTGEKPFSCSFCVKRFSEKGTLNRHIRVHTGEKPYSCSVCGRNFSLLSHVKSHKCAGASSNV; encoded by the exons ATGTCCACGATTCAAACGCTGAGAGCTTTTGTGAACCACCGACTGAGTGCGGCTGTAGAGGAGATCTTCGGGCTGCTGGAAACAACCATCTCAAACTACGAGGAAGAGATTGATCGCCAGCGGAGGCTGCTGGAGGATGTTGTCAAACCTGACGtccacagaaacacagcag ATGTCGAAACATCGATTGTCAGTAAAGAAGAGCAGCAGGACCCAGAGCccccacacattaaagaggaacaggaggaactctggagcagtcaggagggagagcagcttcaaggACTGGAGGAAGATGATATCACCAAGTTCCCATTCACTGCTGTCTCTGTCAagagtgaagaggaggaagagaaagctcagtcctcacagcttcatcaaagGCTAACCGAGGAGAGCAGAAAGGCAGAGCCTCCAGCGTGCAGCTCAGCTCAACAGATTGAAACAGAAACTGACAGCAGTCATCAGCTGCCATCTTTATCCTGTTGTGAATCAGAGACTGAGGATAGTAATGATGATTGGAAGGAGACAAGAGAACAAGAGTCAGGTTCAGACACGCTGAAAAATGAGAGCACTTCGAATCATAATAAGTCCCACAGCCACGAGAGGCCATTTAGTTGCACAGTTTGTGATAAAAGATTTGGCTGCAAAGGAAATCTGCAGGCCCACATGAGAAGCCATACGGGGGAAAAGCCGTTCAGCTGCGCAGTTTGTAACAAAAGTTTTAGTGCAAAGGTCAATCTGAAGACTCATATGAGAAGTCATACCGGGGAGAAACCATTCAGCTGCTCAATGTGTCACAAAAGTTTTAGTCAGAAGAAGACATTAGTTATACACTTGAGAAGTCACACAGGGGAGAAACCGTTTAGTTGCTCATTCTGTGTAAAACGTTTTAGTGAAAAGGGAACATTGAATAGACACATTAGAGTtcatacaggagagaaaccatacagttgcagtgtttgtggACGGAATTTTAGTTTGCTGTCACATGTTAAAAGCCATAAGTGTGCTGGTGCGAGCAGTAACGTGTGA